ACCTCCGGATCGTCGACGGTTGGCAGGGCGCTCCTGGCGGCCGACTCCGCCGCCCGCTGCGCGCGGGGATCGAGCGTGGTATGGATGCGCAACCCGCCGCGATACAGCCGCTCGGAGCCGAGCACCTCGAGCAAGTCACGGCGCACGTACTCCACGAAGTACGGCGCGAACTGCGGCTGCGCCTCAGCGGCCTCGTCCCGAAGACCGAGCGGCTCCGCGGCGGCGTCGGCCGCTTCTCCTGCCGTGACGTAGCCCTGGTCGCGCATCTCGCGCAACACCAGGTTCCGCCTCTCGAGCGCGTTGGACGGGCTGGTGAAGGGGTCGTAACGCGTCGGCGACTGGATGCATCCCGCGATGAGCGCCGACTGCGCAAGCGTGAGGTCGCGGGCGCTGAGGCCGAAGAAGCGCTGCGCGGCGCTCTCCGCACCGTAGGCCCCATGCCCGAAGTACACCATGTTGAGGTAGACGCCGAGCACGTCGTCCTTGTCGGCCTGGCTCTCCAGCTGCAGGGCGAGGAGCGCTTCCTCGATCTTGCGCCGCAACGTGCGCTCGCCGTCGGTGAACAGGAGCTTCACCGTCTGCTGGGTGATCGTGGAGCCCCCCTGCCGCACCTCCCCGGCGGCGGTGTTCACCGAGAGCGCACGCGCGATGGCCTGCATGTCCACGCCCGAATGTTCGTAGAACCGCCGGTCCTCGATGGCGACGACGGCATCCTTGAGCGTCTGCGGGAGCGATTCGCCGGCCACGACCGTGCGGTCCTCGGCATCGTGCCATTCGGCGAGCACGCTGCCGTCGGCCGCGTACACGATCGACGTCTGCGCCAATTGGATCGCGTCGGGATTGGCGGCGAGGTCCGGCAGTCTGGTGGAGAGATGCCAGAGGTAGCCCGCGAAGGCGAGCAGCAGCACCAGGACGACCGCAAGGACGCCCGACGCCCAGCTCAGTATCCTGACGAGCCCCGTCTTAGCCACAGCGGCCGTCTACACGCGCTCGAGCCACTCCCCGTACGCCGGGTCCTGACCCCGGACCGCCGAGAAGTATGTCTTCTGAAGGTCAAGGGTCACCGGACCGGCATCGCCGATCACGTGGCCGTCGACCGAGCGCACCGGCACGACCTCGGCGGCGGTACCGGTCATGAAGATCTCGTCGGCCATATAGAGGTCGGTGCGTACGAGCGACTCTTCGAGCACGGGGTAGTCGAGGTCGTCGGCGATCACCATGATCGAATCGCGCGTGATGCCCTCGAGGATGCCGTCGGAGACGGGCGGGGTGGAGATCACGCCGTCGCGCACGATGAAGAGGTTCTCGCCGGTGCCTTCGCACACGTGCCCGGCTTCGTTGAGCATGATGCCCTCGGCATAACCGTGGCGATTCGCCTCGATCTTGGCGAAGCCGGAGTTGAGATAGCTCGCCGAGGACTTGATGCCCGGCGGTATCGCATTGATGCTGCGCTGCCGCCAGGAGGAGATGCCAACGTCGACGCCGTGCACCAACGCCTCCTCGCCGAGGTACGACTCCCAGGGCCATACGGCGATGGAGACCTGGACGGGCGAGTTGATCGGGTCGACGCCCATGAAACCGTAGCCGCGGACCGCCAGCGGCCGGATGTAGCACGCGGGGAGGTCGTTCTCGCGGATGGTGGTCTTGACCGCCTCCACCATCTCATCCACCGAGTAGCCGAGGTCCATGAAGAGC
The sequence above is drawn from the Anaerosoma tenue genome and encodes:
- a CDS encoding branched-chain amino acid transaminase — its product is MALPEVEFIWMDGKLVPWADAKVHVLTHALHYGTGVFEGIRCYATDDGPAVFRLTEHMQRFERSARMLFMDLGYSVDEMVEAVKTTIRENDLPACYIRPLAVRGYGFMGVDPINSPVQVSIAVWPWESYLGEEALVHGVDVGISSWRQRSINAIPPGIKSSASYLNSGFAKIEANRHGYAEGIMLNEAGHVCEGTGENLFIVRDGVISTPPVSDGILEGITRDSIMVIADDLDYPVLEESLVRTDLYMADEIFMTGTAAEVVPVRSVDGHVIGDAGPVTLDLQKTYFSAVRGQDPAYGEWLERV